The DNA sequence TAGCGTGCCTCTCTTGTTGTGCTGACCTGTGGCGCCGGGTGTTACAGATGCCGCTTTTGTGGGGGCCGATCTTGGGGCGAAGCTCTTCTGCTTCAGGCGGACCTGCGGCCCGCGTCGCCACGAGGACGCACCTCCTATAAGAAGTGCGGCGTCAGGTGCCGCTGCGAGCCCGCCCGACCCGCGAGCCGTTGGGCCGCTCTAACAGATCGCTGATGCGTTGCCCTGCAGCGACCAGCGCGTCCAGATCGATACCCGTCTCGATGCCCAGCCCATTGAGCATGTAAAGCACATCTTCGCTGGCCACGTTGCCGCTGGCGCCCTTGGCGTAAGGACAGCCGCCGAGCCCGGCGACCGAGCTGTCGAATACGCAGACGCCTTCCAGCAGACTGGCATAGATATTAGCCAGCGCCTGGCCGTAGGTATCGTGAAAATGCCCGGCGAGCTTGTCACGCGGCACTTCGCGGCTGACGGCCTCGATCAGCTGACGGGTTTTGCCCGGCGTGCCGGTGCCGATGGTGTCGCCCAGCGAAACCTCGTAGCAGCCCATGGCGAACAATTCGCGCGCCACGTGGGCGACGCGCTTCGGATCGATCTCGCCTTCGTAGGGGCAACCCAGCACGCAGGACACATAGCCACGCACCTGGATACCGTTTTCGCGCGCCACCTCCATCAGCGGAGCGAAGCGCGACAGGCTCTCGTCGATGGAGCAGTTGATGTTCTTCTGCGAGAACGCTTCGGACGCGGCGCCAAACACCGCGACTTCCTGCACACCGGCTTCGATGGCCGCTTCGAGGCCTTTCAGGTTCGGCGTCAGGGCCGCATAGGTAACGCCGGGCTTCTGCCTGATCTGCGCGAATACATCGGCCGAGCCGGCCATTTGCGGCACCCACTTGGGCGACACGAAGCTGCCGACTTCGATGTACTGCAAGCCGGCGGCGCTGAGGTCGTCTACCAGCCGCACCTTGTCGGCGATGCTGATCGGCTGCTTCTCGTTCTGCAGCCCGTCGCGCGGGCCGACTTCGACCAGGCGGACGTGTTTGGGCAGGTTCATATGTCCTCCATGGATGTGAAAGGCACTTGGCATTTCACCTATTCGTTGGTCGTAGGGTGGACAACGGCGAGCCTTGTTCACCTTTAGTGTGAGTTTTCCGTCCTGCCTGGTGGGCTGAAGCCCACCCTACGCAGCTTCCATGGTCTGGTGGGCAGAAGCGGAACACCGCCGGGCTCACCCGTAGGATGGGCCGGGGCGGCGCTCCGCTTCAGCCCACCAATGCCGAGCCACAGCGCTCTGTATCCTGCGTCAGGCTTCTTCTTCCATCTCCAGCAACACTACGCCTTCGTTGACCATATCGCCTTCGGCGCAGAACAGGCTTTTGACCACACCGGCCTGCTGGCTTCTGATGCTGTGCTCCATTTTCATCGCTTCCAGCACGATCAGCGCGGTGCCGGCCTCGACGTTCTGCCCGGGCTCGACCAGCACGCGCACGATACTGCCGTTCATGGGCGCAGTAAGGCCGCCGTGATGTTGGTGGCTGGCCTCTGCTTCGGCAATGGGATCGAAAGCGGTGACGGCTTGCAGTTCGCCGTTCCATTCCAGATAGAGCGTGCTGCCCTGGCGGATGGCTTTTGGCTGGCGCAGGGCTTGTGTAGGAGCGAGCTTGCTCGCGAACCCTTCTCCGGTGGGCGCCGCGCGCTCGGATTCGCGAGCAAGGACTGAGACGTTCCCGTCGCTCCTACGTGAGGCTGCGTCTACCTTTACCAGCCGGCTTTCGCCGTTGCACATCAGGTGCACACCAATTTGCGTCGGCATACCGAAGCGCAGGCCGTCGCGGCTGGCCCAAGGTGAATGGGCATCGTCGTTCCGGACCCGTGCCGGTTCGGTCTGCACGAAGCGTTCACCGGCCAGCCGCCAGAATTCATCGGGTAACTCACCGGGTTTGCGCATCAGCTCCGCTTCGTGGCGCGGGATGAAGCCGGTATCCAGCTCTGCCGCTGCAAACGCAGGGTGGCCAATGACGCGACGCAGGAAGGCGAGATTGGTACGCACGCCGCCGACGTAGGTCTCATCCAGCATAGCCAGCAGGCGCAGACGCGCCTCTTCACGGTTTTCGCCCCAGGCGATCAGCTTGCCGAGCATCGGGTCATAGAACGGCGACACCGTATCGCCTTCGGCCACGCCGCTGTCGACACGGCGGCCCGGACCTGAAGCGGATTCACGGTACAGATTGAGCGTCCCGGTAGCGGGCAGGAAGTCGTTATCCGGGTCTTCGGCATACAGCCGCACTTCGATGGCGTGGCCGTTGAGCGGTACCTGATCCTGGCTGATCGGCAGCGGTTCGCCACGGGCGACGCGGATTTGCCAGGCGACCAGATCGAGACCGGTAATGGCTTCGGTGACAGGATGTTCGACCTGTAGGCGGGTATTCATCTCCATGAAAAAGAATTCGCCACGGGCGTCGAGCAGAAACTCAACCGTGC is a window from the Pseudomonas sp. MTM4 genome containing:
- a CDS encoding hydroxymethylglutaryl-CoA lyase — encoded protein: MNLPKHVRLVEVGPRDGLQNEKQPISIADKVRLVDDLSAAGLQYIEVGSFVSPKWVPQMAGSADVFAQIRQKPGVTYAALTPNLKGLEAAIEAGVQEVAVFGAASEAFSQKNINCSIDESLSRFAPLMEVARENGIQVRGYVSCVLGCPYEGEIDPKRVAHVARELFAMGCYEVSLGDTIGTGTPGKTRQLIEAVSREVPRDKLAGHFHDTYGQALANIYASLLEGVCVFDSSVAGLGGCPYAKGASGNVASEDVLYMLNGLGIETGIDLDALVAAGQRISDLLERPNGSRVGRARSGT
- a CDS encoding acetyl/propionyl/methylcrotonyl-CoA carboxylase subunit alpha, which produces MITTLLIANRGEIACRVMRTAKAMGLTTVAVHSAIDRDARHAREADIRIDLGGAKPAESYLQIEKLIVAAKASGAQAIHPGYGFLSENADFARAIEDAGLVFLGPPASAIDAMGSKSAAKALMEKAGVPLVPGYHGEAQDVETFRVAAQKIGYPVLLKATAGGGGKGMKVVEREADLSEALQSAQREAQSSFGDLRMLVEKYVLKPRHVEIQVFADQHGNCLYLNERDCSIQRRHQKVVEEAPAPGLSPELRRAMGEAAVKAAQAIGYVGAGTVEFLLDARGEFFFMEMNTRLQVEHPVTEAITGLDLVAWQIRVARGEPLPISQDQVPLNGHAIEVRLYAEDPDNDFLPATGTLNLYRESASGPGRRVDSGVAEGDTVSPFYDPMLGKLIAWGENREEARLRLLAMLDETYVGGVRTNLAFLRRVIGHPAFAAAELDTGFIPRHEAELMRKPGELPDEFWRLAGERFVQTEPARVRNDDAHSPWASRDGLRFGMPTQIGVHLMCNGESRLVKVDAASRRSDGNVSVLARESERAAPTGEGFASKLAPTQALRQPKAIRQGSTLYLEWNGELQAVTAFDPIAEAEASHQHHGGLTAPMNGSIVRVLVEPGQNVEAGTALIVLEAMKMEHSIRSQQAGVVKSLFCAEGDMVNEGVVLLEMEEEA